The following proteins are encoded in a genomic region of Clostridium kluyveri:
- a CDS encoding HK97-gp10 family putative phage morphogenesis protein, which yields MDRGDNSEIFYGKFIGFGTSKMSARPFLQPAYEKNKDNIQKL from the coding sequence GTGGATAGAGGAGATAATTCAGAGATTTTTTATGGTAAGTTTATTGGATTTGGAACTTCCAAAATGTCTGCAAGGCCATTTCTGCAGCCGGCCTATGAGAAAAATAAGGATAATATACAAAAACTATAG
- a CDS encoding Clp protease ClpP: MILEGGGQFKEITMKLTDAQFLELKRFRIEDVCRIFRVLLHLVQDLTRSTNNNIEHQSLEFIVYSKHKGKDINACINSYDGDVYTASRIYTALKEHKGKVKVKIDGVVISAASVIAMSGDEILMSPTSICMIHNPWEIFKVKLKI, encoded by the coding sequence ATGATACTGGAAGGCGGGGGTCAATTTAAGGAAATTACCATGAAGCTTACAGATGCACAGTTTTTAGAATTAAAAAGATTTAGGATAGAAGATGTGTGCAGGATATTCAGGGTACTCCTCCACCTGGTGCAGGACTTAACAAGGTCTACTAACAATAATATTGAGCATCAGAGCCTTGAATTTATTGTATACAGCAAGCATAAGGGAAAAGACATCAATGCGTGTATTAATTCTTACGACGGAGATGTGTACACAGCTTCAAGGATTTATACTGCTCTTAAAGAACATAAGGGAAAAGTAAAGGTAAAAATAGATGGTGTTGTAATATCGGCAGCTTCCGTAATTGCTATGTCAGGAGATGAGATTTTAATGTCACCTACTTCAATCTGCATGATTCACAACCCTTGGGAAATTTTTAAGGTGAAGCTAAAGATTTAA
- a CDS encoding phage head closure protein: MRTEELRHKITLQKLTTSTNENGFEEEVWEDYLAVWASVSNLYGREYFGAAAVQAEKTVKFAIRYLAGISSDMRILFEGIKYNITSIDNIKYRNRYMEIKALEVESSG, translated from the coding sequence ATGAGAACAGAGGAACTAAGGCATAAAATAACATTACAAAAGCTTACAACTTCTACAAATGAAAATGGCTTTGAGGAGGAAGTATGGGAGGATTACTTAGCTGTTTGGGCATCAGTATCAAATCTTTATGGAAGAGAATATTTTGGGGCGGCAGCCGTGCAGGCAGAGAAAACTGTTAAATTTGCTATAAGGTATTTAGCCGGTATATCCAGTGATATGAGGATACTATTTGAAGGCATCAAGTACAATATAACTTCTATTGATAATATAAAATACAGAAATAGATATATGGAAATAAAAGCCTTGGAGGTGGAAAGTAGTGGCTGA
- a CDS encoding HK97 gp10 family phage protein, which produces MADIELTGVDEILNKLQWMSTNISRLENKALKNAAESVLEDAKANALVRTGKLKKVLR; this is translated from the coding sequence GTGGCTGATATAGAACTTACGGGAGTTGATGAAATATTAAATAAGCTTCAGTGGATGAGTACAAACATTAGTAGACTTGAAAACAAGGCATTAAAAAATGCCGCGGAATCTGTACTTGAAGATGCAAAGGCAAATGCCCTAGTAAGAACCGGGAAACTTAAAAAGGTCTTAAGATAA
- a CDS encoding distal tail protein Dit, producing MTLGVECSVKDTQNLGSKLDDIKAWLFGTGESDLIFSFQADKKYIAQVVNAIDFKQVYRCFSQFPIIFNCRPFKYAVENNIVTLNTSGGAVTNLGSLESEPVISIRLW from the coding sequence ATAACACTAGGCGTTGAATGTTCTGTAAAAGATACACAAAACCTCGGAAGTAAGCTCGATGATATTAAAGCCTGGCTTTTTGGAACAGGTGAAAGTGATCTGATATTCAGTTTTCAAGCTGATAAAAAATACATTGCCCAGGTGGTAAATGCCATTGATTTTAAGCAGGTTTACAGGTGTTTCAGTCAGTTTCCCATAATATTTAACTGCAGGCCATTTAAATATGCAGTGGAAAATAATATAGTAACTCTAAATACCTCAGGTGGAGCTGTAACTAATCTGGGGAGCTTAGAAAGCGAACCTGTAATAAGTATACGGCTCTGGTGA
- a CDS encoding phage major capsid protein produces the protein MANRIRMIPIGANTNRLRALGIDETSRANGSRWGGVQAYWVAEAETVTQSKPKFREIDMALQKLLALCYVTDDLLQDDTALEAIVKQTYADEMSFKIDDAI, from the coding sequence GTGGCAAATAGAATAAGGATGATTCCAATAGGTGCAAACACAAATAGATTAAGAGCACTTGGTATTGATGAAACCAGCAGGGCTAATGGAAGCAGATGGGGAGGGGTCCAGGCTTATTGGGTAGCTGAAGCAGAAACTGTTACACAGTCTAAACCAAAGTTTAGAGAAATTGATATGGCACTGCAAAAATTATTGGCACTATGTTATGTTACCGATGACCTGCTACAGGATGATACAGCCCTTGAAGCAATAGTAAAACAGACCTATGCAGATGAAATGTCTTTTAAAATAGATGATGCCATATAA